ATCAAAGCCTACCTGAACTCTAAAGGAGAGGCCCATAGAACAGTAAGTATGGTTCTGATGAAACTAAACACATCTTTGCTAGCACACATGCTAGGCCCTGTAGAATCAAAATAACCCACCCTTGGTTAAGTGTTATAACATTAGATCAAAGTACATGTTGGGGTTTGCGTACTACAAATGACTTTAATTCATTTTCAGTCTGAATGTTTGCTGCCGTCACCCATTTCCCTGCAAACAACCTGTATGTAATACGTGATACTTAGACCCACCTACAATCATTTATCACACGTAAAGCCATAAAGGGACTCCATTTTAAGTACAATCACTTGTTTGTCAACAGACATTGTATTGGAAAAGCTCAATCTGAAGATGAGGGTTGTTTTGGATACTTCTACAGGAACTTTGAAAGGCCCCAAGTGTCACAATGTGCTGGGTTGAAGTGACTTGAGTACATCTGGTGAAGATAAGGATGCTCGTTCAAGTAGCTTTCCAGTTTTATAATTTGGCCTTTATTTTTTAACTATTATAAGCACTTCTTTGATAGTGGCGTGAGCTCTTGAATCAGTCAAGGTCCACAGTTGTGCAAATAAGGGATAGAAAATACCACACTGTCTGGAAGTTACTTGATTCCAAGATCCCATATTTGGTGTTTTTTGTGAACTGTAAGTCATGGGCAAAATAGATTGAGCTCAGTTTGTTTTTCCTGTTAGGGGGGGAAATGTAAACGTTACCCAACAAACACACAGGTCTTGGTGACCTTGTGTGACAATATTGCAAAATGTCAAAATAAGTCTCCTTATAAAAGGGATAAAATAATTTGAAGACCTATTTTAAATAATGTTTGATGTCAATTGTAGATTTGTGCTTCGAAATCTTAAGACTGTGTGATTGCATATCTAATGGTTGATTTGTGTAGTCTTAATTCTCTCTTTTACTTTGATGGTCTGAGTGCAACTGTTGCTGATATTTTCCTTTTGCTCAGGTTTGTCTGATTCCCAAGTCAGCCCATGGTACCAACCCGGCCAGTGCCCAGATGGCTGGCATGAAGGtgcaggtggtggaggtggacaaGGATGGCAACATTGACATGGCAAATCTCAAGGCACTGGTAAGAGCTGGTTGGAGTGATTCTGCTAATCTGATTCTATTAGAGTAGCCTTTCAATCTAACCAGCCGCACTAAAAAAATCATTGCGGAACATGGCCCGACAGTCAGGTCACTCACTATGTACTGGTAGTGTAATTGGCAGTCaattacccccccacccccataaaAGTGGAGTGTCATGTTGCAGAGTCACAGACTAACACATTATTCCCCTCTCAGGTGGACAAACACAAGGCTAACCTGGCAGCCATGATGATTACGTACCCCTCCACTTTTGGTGTGTTTGAGGAGAGCATTGATGATGTCTGCAATCTCATCCACCAGAACGGAGGACAGGTCTACCTGGATGGTGCTAATATGAACGCACAGGTGAGAGAAGAGTATAAGCTGTGTACTAAAACTGTTGAAAGATCTtttttggtaaaaaaaataataattgggtTACTTATCCAGATGTTAATTGAATCATGGACCCATTATTTTAATGTTGAGTCATATTACAGCAGTGTATTTGTAAGAACCTTATGaaagtatgtatatattttttacaagtgTCTCAGGGATTGCACTATTCTACAGCGTATGGTTGAATATTTTcagtattttacaaatgttccgtcctgagaataaatcacttttctctCCGGGTAAGCCAGTATTTCCCGCCAAAACAGGAAGTGCCATTCTAAAGCataaatacactacatggccaaaagtatgtggacatcccttcaaattagtggatttggctatttcagtcacatctgttgctgaccggtgtatataattgagcacacagccatgtaatctccataaacaaacattggcagtagaatggcccatactgaagagctcagtgactttcaaagtggcgcTGTCATAGAATgcctcctttccaacaagtcagtttgtcaaatttctgccctgctagagctgccccggtcaactgtaagtgctgttattgtgaagtggaaacgtctatgagcaacaacggctcagccgcaaagtggtatgccccacaaactcacagaacgggaccacagaGTGCGCGTagagtgtaaaaaaaaatgtctgtccCTGGTTACAACATTCGGTACTTAGTTactaactgcctctggaagcaatgtgaacagaagaactgttcgtcgggtgCTTCAtggaatgggtttccatggccgagcagccacacaagtctaagatcccCTTGCGCAATGCCAAGAGTCTGCTGAAGtggttagttccagtgaagggaaatcttaacgctacattatacaatgacattctagtgaattctgtgcttccaactttgtggcaacagtttggggtaggacatttcagcatgacagtgcaaaaaatgaggtccatacagaaatgctttgtcaatcggtgtggaagaacttgactgacctgcacagagccttgacctcaaccccatcgaacatctttgggatgaattggagtaCCGACTGCGAGCTAGccttaatcgcccaacatccgtgCCCAACCtcgaatgctcttgtggctgaatggaagcaagtccctgcatgTGCCAACATATTGTGGAAAGccgtcccagaagagtggaggatgttgtagcagcaaaggtgggaccaactccatattaatgcccatgattttggaatgagatgttccctgagcaggtgtccacttttggtcatgtagtgtatttgagctATTCAATTGGAATatttttgaacccaggtctaatGCATTTTACCCCCAGAGTACAGTAGCGCCCTCTTCTGCAAATCAGTGTAACTTTGGAGAATTGCCTTTCTACCATATTGTCATCACCGCTCTCTCCTACCTGGTCTGCTCTCTACTCTACAGGTCGGCCTGTGTCGTCCTGGTGACTATGGATCTGACGTCTCTCACTTGAACCTCCACAAGACCTTCTGTATCCCCCACGGAGGCGGAGGACCAGGGATGGGACCTATTGGAGTGTAAGTGAATGCACATTGATGGGCTAAGCACAAACTCAACCTGCCCAAAGCAGATCTCAACCTGCCCAAAGCAGATCTATGTCTGGCCAAATCCATTATAAATGTGGAGTTTTTTTCCTGGTCAGGAAACACTACTCTAAGTATTAgtgcaaaaaaaaacaattaaaaaagtGGCTAAGTAATTACTTTTGACTTTAAATCAAGTTGTGTATGTTAAACAGGAAGGAGCACCTCGCCCCGTTCCTGCCTAGCCACCCAGTGGTCTTAATGTCAGCAGGCAACATGTCCAGCTCCCTGGGCACCATCAGTGCTGCCCCCTGGGGCTCCAGTGCCATCCTGCCCATCTCCTGGGCTTACATCAAGGTCAGTACTACATCTATCCTAAGAGCAGGTTGACGTTTGTCATGAATATTGGCTTGGAGGAAGAACTGAGTGATATCTGCTAGATTGGCCAGATGCAAAGTCAATATTGGCTATATTGTGAAAATGTAATGGAAACCAACATGTGGTTTTTGGtctttaatttaaggttaggcatcagGATTAGCAGTGTGGTCAGATTGACTTTGTGGCTATGCCAGCTTGTGAccactgcagagctgcctcctgTACACAAGTCATGACATTACATGCCAACATCAATCTTATGGTTCAGTGCCATGGAATTTCAATAATGATAGATTTGTTAGAATAGTGTTATTCAGGATACTCAAATTGTCTTTCTAGGCAAATGCAGAGAGAACATGCAACTAAAGCAGCGACAACAGTTGAGTACATGTCGATATAGACCATGACCTTGTTTCCTACTGTGTAGATGATGGGAGCCAAGGGGCTGGTTCACGCCACAGAGGTGGCTATCCTGAATGCCAACTATATGGCCAAGAGACTGGAGAGCCACTACAAAATCCTCTTCAAAGGCAGGAAAGGTGAGTGGTAGTTCCTATTCACCCCATATGGCAGCGTTTTCCAAACTAGGGGTCATGACCTTGTCGGATTTCTTGATTTGAAAATGGGTTCGCGAGAAACTAATGTGCCATTTCGTTCATAGAACCACGGGTACATGAGTAATCTTTTGCTATCCGCTACAAGCGGTCGGGACAAACAGAGCGGTCTGTTTTACTTCCTACAAATGTGgctcacatttttattttttaacagttGGAGCTATAAGCTATTATGACCCCATTCCTGAAAGCTAAGACTCGCAGGAACACGTACGTGTCTTTTTCCCTCTACGATGCGCACAAGCTGCACAGGACTTAAAACAGAGTGGACAGGACCAGTCACCAAATCTGACTGGAGGGAAAAAGAACACCATCACTGAAAGCAATGATCTTttctacacagaagatcataCAATTATTGCCAGATGATCTTCTTAGATTTTGTTCCTAAACTTTAATACCTTTGCATCTGTCACTTGGAACCATATTCCATTTGTAATGGATGGTCACACTCCCAAATAAAAGTCAACATTTAGCTTTTGATTACATCACTTTATAAAGTCCTTCAGTAATTAGACAACACTAGCAAAATGTTCCTTTAACACCGATTTGTTTTGGTCCACAGGCTTTTGTGCTCATGAATTTATTTTGGATGTGAGGCCATTCAAGAAATCTGCAAACATTGAAGCGGTGGATGTGGCGAAAAGGCTGCAGGATTACGGTGAGCTGGAACACACTGCATTAACGGATAGTTGGGCACTGCTGAAAAGTCAACATGGTCCACTTGTCTCTTACtctaagtaaaaaaaaataggaaTAGTTTTATTGAATTTACCCGTGAGCCTCAtccccctgtgtgtctgaccttgGTCAGGTTTCCATGCCCCCACCATGTCGTGGCCCGTGGCAGGAACCCTGATGATCGAGCCCACTGAGTCGGAGGACAAGGCAGAGATGGACCGCTTCTGTGACTCGCTGATGGGAATCAGACAGGAAATAGCAGATATCGAGGAAGGCAGGATGGATGCCCGCATTAACCCATTGAAGGTACGTCACTGGCCTGACTCAGACAACTAACAAATTGCATGTCAAGCCATGTAATCAGCTACGTACAGTGGTCATTAAACTCATAGCAATTTTACTAAGTCAAATCGGTGTTAGTTTCAACTTAACTGTTTTGTGTTGTTGACATCCTCTGAGGAAATGGCAAGCATTTTTGAAACTGTCTGTTTTGAGATGGGGTTTCTGAAgtgtaattattttttatttatgtatGGTTTGGGTACATACGAGAATAGGACGAGTCAACATTATTTGGGGTTGGAATTGAGTATGAACTTAAAAAGCAAGATTTTCACTAGACGGTTTAAGAAATACCACTGTGATATGGACAACCTTTTATTATAGTGTTATTGAGCATAAATCTGTGCTTTTAGTGGTGGCACCTAAAATGTAGCATGAGTTGCTTTACGTCACCAGACCAGCCAAAATAGGTGTTGACTGGGGTCTGTGTCCACAGATGGCACCTCACTCCCTGGCAAGCATCACCTCCTCTACCTGGGACAGGCCCTACTCCAGGGAGTATGCTGCTTTCCCCCTGGTGAGTCTTCCCTCTGGAAAACATCACACACTACCAACTCCActaaaaatgtttgttttcatgaTTCATGTGAATGTCAACATGTTTACATCAGCGTTAGCAAAATCTCTTTCTAATAAACTGTTAACAAGGTAAACTCACTTTCCCCATTTCCAGCCATTTGTGAGGCCCGAGACCAAATTCTGGCCATCCATCTCCAGGATTGACGATATCTACGGTGACCAGCACCTGGTCTGCACCTGCCCCCCCATGGATGTGTATGAGTCACCATACGAGGAGAAGAGAGCTTCCTCATGACAAACGCCTCCGCTATACCAGTCATCACACTTCCAAATTCTGAAAATCCATTGAGTTGTATCGTCCACTGTagtttctgtatttcaatgtgcCTCGACTCTTTTCTGTTGTACAAATAGTTGCCTTGACTCTCCCTTCATGACGTTTTTATGCTCTAAAGTAGCGGGCCGGACTGACACGTTAGATCAAGTTGTAGGGTTTTGTTAATATTGGCTGTGTTCTGTGCATGAAAAtgtttaaaatgtgtattttgacGTTTGCCTAACCACTTATACTAGTCTTGATAGGAATTATGGATAGTTTTAATGATCTTTAAGGAAAATAGTTGTATTGAACATTGTCAATCTTTTGTTCAGTTTGAAGTAGACTTCAGTCATTTCTTTTCCACATAAGGAAATACTGCCATCTAGATGTGAATGTTAAACACCAATAACGTTCTCACATGATTTGTTCTGAGACACTAATACGTTTGGACATTAAAATATTTCCAAAACAGAGACTAAGGTGACACTGAAGAATATGAATTTATCGAACTAATTGGGCTTTAAGTATTAGTTCAAAGAATGACTGTTCAGTTCTGTCTATGGACATGGCATGAGAACCCCAAGAAAGTTCATTCCTTTTGTTAATCCTATTGGGTGATCATCTTTCCTTAGCCTCAAATACATTGACTTACTGTACAACTGGGAACAATCGTGGGTGCACGACTTTAAAGTGCTGTGGTGAATATCAACGTAAAGATCGTTAGACCCAGAACAGAACTTAAGGGCTACAGCCTGTATGCGTGATTAAATTACACATCGACTTGTGATTGAGGTCATTTTTGCAACTCATTCAACACCATGTATGAGACTGAATTTGAAGAGCTTGCAAAATTGAGCATCAGTTCCAGTCACACACTTGTTCTCACAAATGACTAGCATATGCCTtggtctggttagtgtgtaaGTGAAATGGTAGCAAATCAACTTAAGGATCAGGGGAGAGCAATTGTTCCCTAGACAATTGACTCAAACCCATTGGGATAAAAGGTGCAGATTTGTGCCATTGTACAGACACCATTTTTTTATTCAAGTGCAAAAATAAACACTTGATGGGTGCAAAAGTACCCTTGTATTTATGTCTTGttatatttgggggggggggggggtttagtcTAGGCAATATCACACATTCAAGTGTTTTAACTTGCAACAGCTGCATGGGATTTGTTGGATTTTAAAGTTGGGTCGTTTCATTGCAGCCAATGGCAGTGAAGGAAGATTTAAAAGCCACAGAAGACATTCAGCTTTTGAAACAGACTGACCATTATTTCAGAAACATTGTTATCAGGGGAGGACTAAATGGTGTGGCAACAGTTGACAACCTTTGTGGATGGAAGGAATTTGCACAACCATGAAGCTTGATATACTTGAATAGAGTCTATTGAAAATAAATCAGTGGTAATACAGATAAGGCACTGGTGACATGTGAAGTGCTGAGCCACAGCACCAGTACTAGATTGCCATGTGCAATTTTCTACTGTGTAAAGGGGATAAATAACATTGATCATTAACCCTATAGCACATGACATTCCAGTTAATGTATGGGTAAAACGGCACATCGAAAGTACTTAACTTTACTCACATTATATACCTAAGCATAGGTGTTAGCAGCAGGTCTAACCAAAAATCATTTAATATATATTAAAACAAATAAAACTTTAGATGTTCATACAGGTATACTGTATGCCAAGTATATAACAGACAATTTCAAGACAAATCAGTGAACATTCAAATACATCATGGTAGGCATTAAAAGTGATAAAAACTACTTTACAACCTGGTCAAACATATGTAAAACAGGGAACTTCACAAATGGTGAATGACCAGGTATAATGTCAACACCCTCCATTACTTACTCCTGTGACGCAGCTTAATATAGATAAAACCCTGACTAGGTGATACAAGCTCAGAATGAAGCCATCCCAAGTGCTCATGAACTGCAAACAATTAACTGCCATATCCCCTGAAACAGAGTAACATTATTTGCAGTTGCTCTCACTAACAACCAGCTTCCCTCCCATCTTGTAGGCAAAGGCCTGAGTGGCCTCTAGCTCGGTTTCACTGGGAGAGGCCTTCTTCCGCTCGACAAGTCGGTCCACCAGCACCACAAACACACCAGATAGGATGAGAACCAATCCAGACAGGTAGAAGCATGCACCAAAGTCTTTGTCCAGGTCAACCAGCCAACCTGTGCAAAGAGAAGAAATTTGAGCTCACAAACTGCTGCCCTGGATGAATAAACCAGTAGCTTCAATGATTAAAAGCTTAGTTCATGCAAAGTGAAAATGGGTGCAATTCAGTTAGTGCATGTCAACATTGTAATTTCACCCCATCTCACCTGCAGCAGGTGGACCAATGAAGCCCCCGATACTTCTAAAAAGCATGAAGAGTCCCAGGCCGCTGTCGAACCCCTCCAGGCCCACTATGTCCACAATAGACGTCACATGGATGGCTACAACGCAGCCAAACAGAAAACCGTAGAGCGAGGAGAAGACCAGAAGGACTGAGTAGTCCTTGCCAATGGGCAGCAGCAGTAGCACTACCCCCAACATGGTGACAACCATTGTCAGCAGTTGTAGGTTCCTCACCAGCCTCAGGTTGGCCAGCCAACCACAGGCTAGACGACCAAGCAGGTCAGCCAATGCCAGCACAGACAGGATGGACGCCGCCCAGTAGTTCTTCAATCCCAGGCTGGTGGCATAGGGAACCACGAATAGAGGTGGGATGAAAAATCCTGCAGCAGCGAAAATGGCAAACAGGATGTAGAGCAGCAATTCTGGTTTCCTTAGCAACTTCCACTGGAAGCTTAGCTTTTTTGGTGTCGGGTCATCATCAGCTTTGGAGTCCGGGTGGTTGTCCTTATTTGGCTTTGTGTGATTATGGGGTTTGGATTCAAGAGGTCTCATGAGGGCACCACAGACGCAGAGGTTGAGCTGAAGGCTCCCTATGACGAGCAGAGCTCCCTGCCAGGTGTAGACCTCGATGAGCCACTGGAAAAAAGGACTGAACACCATGGCGAAAACACACTCCCCGGAGCTGGCTATGGCGTACGCTATGGGACGCCACTTCAGGAAGTAGTGGCTCACTATGCTGTTGGCTGGTAACCAGGAAAATGAAATTCCCAAACCTAAAAATAAAGCAAAGATAAATCAAGGCTCTGTGTTGGTCTGTTACTAAATGTAATACATGTGTATGTGCTCAAATTTAATGAGCCAACATAGCTAATCAATAACTACACCAAGTTCAGTTACAATGTGTTCTGGTTGGGGTCACAAGGCAAAACTCATCAGGATTGTTTACCCTCAGGGATGACCATTTCAGTTCTATTTTCTCAAACTCCTGAAATCATAAATCACTTGAGGTAATGCCTTTTGTTTTCCTCTAACTGATTATTTTAACTGTACTGGTACAGTAGGTTTTATGGGTTGGTGTGGTGATCGTCGTCTCCTGTGATTGGTCATCGACAAAAAAAAGTAGTAACTTTATCACCCTGGGAACACACAAATGTAAACTGTTCTTAAATGTTACGTTTTTTTCCCCCACTTGGGGAGCCCTCAACCCTACCTTGCAGTACGCCTATGCTGAGATACATCCATGGAAGACTGAGGTCGAGAGACGCCAGGATCATCCCTGAAGCACTGAGGAGCCCTCCCGTCATGATGACTGCCCTCTGGGTACAGTGCATGCTCAGGACACTGGCAACTGgggctgaggggaggagacaaattATTACAGGAACTAGAGTGGATTGTTCTAGTGGTTTCTACAACAAAATGTCAACCTGGTCTCTAGTTGCTTGAGCAGGTTTGTTTATTTGGCCAACTTATAACGCTCTATAACCATgcaacacatttcagttgaataatGAAATAGAAGTTAAACTGCAATGTAAACAAGACAAGTTTCCCCTCACTTACCTCCCAAGTGAAACATGACTATCATAGTGGAGGTGACCCATGAGGTGGTGCTGGTGAGGACTCCAAAGTGGTTCTGGATCTCTAGGAAGAATAGGCCGAAGTTCTTAAGGACGCCTGTAGTGAGGCCCATGATAAAGAAGGCTGAGGTGACCACCACCCATCCATAGCCCCCATCAGGGGGGCCACCGGCCTTCATACCAGGGCTCTGCATCACAGCTCTACAGTCTTCGAAGAACATATGTACAGTAGGCATATGTTCACTGCTGCAATGTGGTCAGTAAATGGGTGGATCCACCACTTTATTTCATATTTCATACATTGACAtcgtcataaagagcacatgttcaattgAATAAAAAACGaatcttgcccccccccccccccaaaaaaaaaaaactgtagataTTAAAAAAGGCActtaatttaatataacaggctttcaAAATGAAATatttgtgcacaatttctacttaatgTCAAAGGCAGgcaaaaggcactcatttcgtgGACACAAATACACTTAgttgcaacctggtctcagagcatttgtattattctgtatgtaaatacAACACGCTCCATTTAACTATATGTTACattagacagatggttacttaaggcaaaaacaaaaggagGGTTGGACATATACGAaaagtctagcaacccaaaggctgCGAGTTCGAAGTGCATCAcatgcaactacttagcatgttagctaacccttcccctaactaaCTCGTCACCGAATTCTTAAACTTAACCCTAGAgtctagcctagctaacattagggagctagctaacgttactcgCTAGCTAGAATTAGTAACATATGTTTAGCCAATTCCTAACTTAATTGTACGTTTAGCAAATTCCTAACATGTTAACTgtctcggatttacgtacagaataatacgaaatgctccgAGACAAGGTTGACAGCGAGTATGAAACG
The genomic region above belongs to Oncorhynchus mykiss isolate Arlee chromosome 6, USDA_OmykA_1.1, whole genome shotgun sequence and contains:
- the zgc:114041 gene encoding monocarboxylate transporter 12 isoform X2, which produces MIVMFHLGAPVASVLSMHCTQRAVIMTGGLLSASGMILASLDLSLPWMYLSIGVLQGLGISFSWLPANSIVSHYFLKWRPIAYAIASSGECVFAMVFSPFFQWLIEVYTWQGALLVIGSLQLNLCVCGALMRPLESKPHNHTKPNKDNHPDSKADDDPTPKKLSFQWKLLRKPELLLYILFAIFAAAGFFIPPLFVVPYATSLGLKNYWAASILSVLALADLLGRLACGWLANLRLVRNLQLLTMVVTMLGVVLLLLPIGKDYSVLLVFSSLYGFLFGCVVAIHVTSIVDIVGLEGFDSGLGLFMLFRSIGGFIGPPAAGWLVDLDKDFGACFYLSGLVLILSGVFVVLVDRLVERKKASPSETELEATQAFAYKMGGKLVVSESNCK
- the zgc:114041 gene encoding monocarboxylate transporter 13 isoform X1 produces the protein MQSPGMKAGGPPDGGYGWVVVTSAFFIMGLTTGVLKNFGLFFLEIQNHFGVLTSTTSWVTSTMIVMFHLGAPVASVLSMHCTQRAVIMTGGLLSASGMILASLDLSLPWMYLSIGVLQGLGISFSWLPANSIVSHYFLKWRPIAYAIASSGECVFAMVFSPFFQWLIEVYTWQGALLVIGSLQLNLCVCGALMRPLESKPHNHTKPNKDNHPDSKADDDPTPKKLSFQWKLLRKPELLLYILFAIFAAAGFFIPPLFVVPYATSLGLKNYWAASILSVLALADLLGRLACGWLANLRLVRNLQLLTMVVTMLGVVLLLLPIGKDYSVLLVFSSLYGFLFGCVVAIHVTSIVDIVGLEGFDSGLGLFMLFRSIGGFIGPPAAGWLVDLDKDFGACFYLSGLVLILSGVFVVLVDRLVERKKASPSETELEATQAFAYKMGGKLVVSESNCK